A window of Parasynechococcus marenigrum WH 8102 contains these coding sequences:
- a CDS encoding TMEM165/GDT1 family protein, whose amino-acid sequence MDLSLLISTFLTVFLAELGDKTQLATVALSGTSDRPLAVFLGSSSALVLASLLGAMAGGSIASLIPTEWLQLVAAVGFLIIGSQLLLRRNSDGSAEDDLVDS is encoded by the coding sequence ATGGATCTTTCGCTTCTGATCTCGACATTTCTCACCGTGTTCCTGGCCGAACTGGGGGACAAAACCCAGCTGGCGACGGTGGCCCTGAGCGGAACCTCCGACAGGCCGCTGGCAGTGTTTCTCGGCTCATCATCCGCCCTTGTTCTGGCCAGCCTCTTGGGCGCGATGGCCGGCGGATCGATCGCCAGCCTGATCCCAACGGAATGGCTGCAGCTGGTGGCAGCTGTTGGCTTTCTGATCATCGGATCCCAGCTGCTGCTGCGTCGCAACAGCGATGGGAGTGCGGAGGACGACTTGGTCGACTCATAA
- a CDS encoding TMEM165/GDT1 family protein, whose amino-acid sequence MAEIKESSRPGFAAVVFSTFSTVFIAELGDKTQLATLLLSAQSGSPWLVFLGAALALICSSLVGVLLGQWLARTLPPERLETMAGLLMVALGLWLGAQAIQTLMLDTTGA is encoded by the coding sequence ATGGCTGAGATCAAGGAATCCAGCCGCCCTGGTTTTGCGGCCGTGGTGTTCAGCACCTTCAGCACGGTGTTCATCGCCGAACTGGGGGACAAGACCCAGTTAGCGACACTGCTCCTCTCGGCTCAGTCCGGATCGCCCTGGCTTGTGTTTCTCGGAGCCGCCCTGGCCCTGATCTGCTCAAGCCTGGTCGGCGTGCTTCTGGGTCAGTGGCTGGCTCGCACGCTTCCACCAGAGCGACTGGAAACCATGGCCGGCCTTCTCATGGTGGCCCTGGGGCTTTGGCTGGGAGCACAGGCAATTCAGACGTTGATGTTGGATACAACCGGAGCCTGA
- a CDS encoding YkgJ family cysteine cluster protein, whose protein sequence is MSSQPLQWQCISQCGACCRLAPEERPEALEALNDEDQATYLAMVGKDGWCIHYDSGGRRCRIYDERPRFCRVRNMDQLFGVEPDQLDAFAIGCCQQQIRSVYGGRSREMRRFNRAQRRPDG, encoded by the coding sequence ATGAGCAGCCAGCCTCTTCAATGGCAGTGCATCTCCCAGTGCGGAGCCTGCTGCCGCCTGGCACCGGAGGAACGTCCCGAAGCCCTCGAAGCCCTCAACGACGAGGACCAGGCCACCTACTTGGCGATGGTGGGGAAGGACGGCTGGTGCATCCACTACGACAGCGGTGGTCGACGCTGCCGGATTTACGACGAACGGCCTCGCTTCTGCCGGGTCCGGAACATGGATCAGCTTTTCGGTGTTGAACCGGACCAACTGGATGCCTTCGCCATCGGGTGCTGCCAACAGCAAATCCGTTCGGTGTATGGCGGTCGCAGCCGGGAGATGCGTAGGTTCAACCGCGCCCAACGCCGTCCCGATGGCTGA
- the psb30 gene encoding photosystem II reaction center protein Ycf12/Psb30: MGIDFHLIANFGALALITLAGPAVIFILFYRRGAL; this comes from the coding sequence ATGGGCATCGACTTCCATCTGATCGCCAATTTCGGCGCCCTTGCGTTGATCACCCTGGCTGGTCCTGCTGTGATCTTCATCCTCTTCTACCGCCGCGGAGCCCTCTGA
- the recJ gene encoding single-stranded-DNA-specific exonuclease RecJ translates to MSATSPHTWVLPAVVDASPLPQLPLPLALRTLLLRRGLSEEDVAELITPQELPDACGHFPDLEAAVERICRACEQGEALAVCGDYDADGMTSTALLLRALIPLGAKAEPAIPSRMEEGYGLNPAMVDRLHGQGIRLLVTVDNGVAAVEALQRARTLSMDVIVTDHHSIPEPRPWMTALLHPATTPEASPYRGLAGVGLAYVLASSVAERLGRMDAIQVARDLFCIGTVADMAPLTGANRRWLLEGLTTLHRSRCEGVVALQRLAGLGETPLTAEDIGFQLAPRINAVGRLGDPVLVVDLLTESDPGKTMALARRCDDLNRQRRDLCDAIEAEATALVESDAEGLIPPFLLLAQSHWHHGVIGIVAARLMERYHRPVALLAGDGEGLLRASARAPQGFAVDKALTTCADLLERFGGHPAAGGFTVKASQVHALHDRLNQLTQPWLDQEGAGRPVRPEACLKLNEINWDLWAALETLTPHGVGHPAPLFWSRGCQVADWRTLNGGHLAVTLQQGTHQRRAVAWRCSPLTPMPERVDVAYELKLNVWRGERRLQLELKSIREHTDTVRLSCGERSYLASRKLGDDNAVTFGLTNAGGDHLDASITKDQTVSCKDQRASHSRIQTLLEEAALALGLRA, encoded by the coding sequence ATGAGTGCCACCTCACCGCATACCTGGGTGCTTCCGGCTGTTGTGGATGCCAGTCCGCTGCCTCAACTGCCGTTACCACTGGCCCTGAGGACCCTGCTGCTTCGTCGGGGATTGAGCGAAGAGGATGTCGCTGAACTGATCACACCACAGGAGTTGCCCGACGCTTGCGGACACTTCCCAGATCTGGAAGCAGCGGTTGAACGCATCTGCCGCGCCTGTGAACAGGGAGAAGCTCTCGCGGTCTGCGGCGATTACGACGCCGATGGCATGACCAGCACAGCTCTTCTGTTGAGAGCCTTGATACCACTCGGCGCCAAGGCGGAGCCGGCGATCCCTTCCCGGATGGAGGAGGGCTATGGCCTCAATCCAGCGATGGTCGATCGCCTGCATGGCCAAGGCATCCGACTGCTGGTCACCGTGGACAACGGAGTGGCGGCGGTGGAGGCCCTCCAACGGGCCAGAACGCTGTCGATGGACGTGATCGTGACCGATCACCACTCCATTCCAGAACCGCGTCCATGGATGACCGCACTGCTGCATCCAGCCACCACCCCGGAAGCATCTCCCTACAGAGGTCTTGCCGGTGTGGGGCTGGCCTACGTGCTCGCCAGCAGCGTTGCCGAACGGCTGGGGCGAATGGATGCGATTCAGGTGGCCCGCGACCTGTTCTGCATCGGCACCGTGGCCGACATGGCACCGCTGACCGGAGCCAACCGACGTTGGTTGCTGGAAGGACTGACAACCCTGCACCGCAGCCGTTGTGAAGGGGTCGTGGCACTGCAGCGTCTGGCGGGACTGGGCGAGACGCCCTTAACCGCCGAAGACATCGGTTTTCAACTCGCCCCGAGGATCAATGCGGTCGGACGACTCGGTGATCCCGTGCTGGTGGTGGACCTGCTCACCGAATCAGATCCGGGCAAAACCATGGCTTTGGCGCGCCGCTGTGACGATCTCAATCGTCAGCGACGGGATCTCTGCGATGCCATCGAAGCGGAAGCCACTGCCCTGGTGGAATCGGATGCTGAGGGGCTGATTCCACCGTTTCTACTGTTGGCCCAGAGCCACTGGCATCACGGGGTGATCGGCATTGTCGCCGCACGACTGATGGAGCGTTACCACCGCCCTGTGGCGCTGCTGGCCGGGGATGGTGAAGGTCTGTTGAGAGCCTCAGCACGGGCGCCCCAGGGTTTCGCCGTTGACAAGGCGCTAACAACCTGTGCGGATCTGCTGGAGCGGTTCGGAGGCCACCCGGCTGCGGGTGGATTCACGGTGAAGGCCAGCCAAGTGCACGCCTTGCATGACCGCCTGAATCAGCTCACCCAACCGTGGCTGGATCAGGAGGGGGCAGGACGACCGGTTCGCCCTGAGGCTTGTTTGAAGCTGAACGAAATCAACTGGGATCTCTGGGCTGCCCTCGAAACCTTGACCCCCCATGGTGTGGGGCATCCAGCACCCCTGTTCTGGTCCCGGGGATGCCAGGTGGCGGACTGGCGAACCCTGAACGGTGGGCACTTGGCGGTGACCCTGCAGCAGGGGACACACCAACGGCGAGCAGTGGCATGGCGATGCTCCCCCCTGACTCCGATGCCGGAGCGGGTCGATGTTGCTTACGAACTGAAACTGAACGTCTGGCGGGGGGAGCGCCGGCTCCAACTCGAACTCAAGTCCATTCGGGAGCACACGGACACCGTGAGGCTGAGCTGCGGCGAACGGAGCTATCTGGCAAGCAGGAAATTGGGTGATGACAACGCAGTCACCTTTGGGTTGACCAACGCCGGTGGAGATCACCTTGATGCATCAATCACTAAAGATCAGACGGTGAGTTGCAAAGACCAACGTGCAAGCCACTCGAGGATCCAGACCCTTTTGGAGGAAGCCGCCCTGGCCCTTGGATTACGCGCCTAA
- a CDS encoding HAD-IA family hydrolase, with translation MTWLKGVFWDVDGTLANTEMEGHRPAFNRAFADLGLAINWEPELYADLLSIPGGMRRVQWYASSRGISLTEAQLNAIRDRKRVHYTALARSGAVSLRPGVHRLLKQFKKAGIRQWIVTSSGSASVDALLDSTPDLRTMFQGVVTSDDVEEGKPSPQGYRCALDRSCLSVDRAIAIEDSEAGLGAALAAGLPCLLTPSPWDHGLKERFSEAIAVFDHLGEAGDAAPQFSGPPCRDGMVTLEYMQTLGPTSG, from the coding sequence ATGACCTGGTTGAAGGGGGTGTTCTGGGATGTGGATGGGACCCTGGCTAACACGGAGATGGAGGGACATCGCCCCGCCTTCAACCGTGCCTTTGCCGACCTGGGTCTTGCGATCAACTGGGAGCCGGAGTTGTACGCCGATTTGCTGTCCATTCCCGGTGGGATGAGGAGGGTGCAGTGGTACGCCAGCAGCAGGGGCATCAGCCTCACCGAGGCTCAGCTCAACGCGATCCGCGACCGCAAACGTGTTCACTACACGGCACTGGCGAGATCAGGTGCTGTGTCGCTTCGGCCAGGGGTCCATCGACTTCTCAAGCAGTTCAAGAAGGCCGGGATCCGTCAATGGATCGTGACCTCAAGTGGCTCGGCTTCCGTTGATGCGTTGCTGGACAGCACTCCGGATCTCAGGACGATGTTCCAGGGCGTCGTCACTTCAGACGACGTGGAGGAAGGGAAACCTTCACCACAGGGGTATCGCTGTGCATTGGATCGCTCGTGCCTTTCGGTGGATCGGGCGATCGCGATCGAAGATTCAGAAGCCGGACTGGGGGCCGCGCTGGCAGCAGGCCTTCCCTGTCTGCTGACCCCTTCACCCTGGGACCATGGTCTGAAGGAGCGTTTCAGCGAGGCCATCGCTGTCTTTGATCATCTCGGCGAGGCGGGTGATGCTGCACCACAGTTCAGCGGCCCCCCTTGCCGCGACGGGATGGTGACGTTGGAGTACATGCAGACCCTTGGACCGACATCGGGATGA
- a CDS encoding DUF565 domain-containing protein — protein MSSLQQTRLSRMQTRFGRSLEEGFAGPWWRRSLLIISLLGGFLVGSSLTEHLANAVGSRTISALTTLIACELLVLLRRRVVTSPMAFRWRLLDHLRIGFVYAVVLEAFKVGS, from the coding sequence ATGAGCTCCCTGCAGCAGACCCGGCTCTCCCGGATGCAGACCCGCTTCGGACGCAGCCTTGAGGAGGGTTTTGCCGGTCCGTGGTGGCGCCGCAGTCTGCTGATCATCAGCTTGCTGGGGGGGTTTCTGGTTGGCAGCAGCCTGACGGAGCATCTGGCGAATGCCGTTGGTTCCCGCACGATTTCAGCGCTTACAACGTTGATCGCCTGTGAATTGCTGGTGCTGCTGCGTCGACGGGTTGTGACGTCACCCATGGCGTTCCGATGGCGTCTGTTGGACCACCTGCGCATCGGGTTTGTCTACGCCGTTGTTCTGGAGGCGTTCAAGGTTGGATCCTGA
- a CDS encoding phosphoribulokinase, with protein sequence MDPDGQRDLPVVDQQRLLHHLGVADPMAWEQQCRSSGLFETTLDLWPASASPDWLWCLGLPLLTEAARDQTQRHLIGLSALPGCGKTTLGHWLERAAQQLGLPLQVVSIDDFYFDAERLDQAMRGNPWGVPRALPGSHDLPLLCQTLSRWKRGEHVDLPQFDKSLRQGRGDRCGWRSCSAQILVLEGWFVGCQPLLPGESIEHGCEHLSPPIRPDELASREAVQEVLGTYRPIWALLDRLWQIKAQDIRSPQIWKQQQEDQMLREQGVALDNKSLLGFIRMILTAIPPQSFDRIDADVRVDVDPERRLRQLRIRRQSQDSSSSASRTG encoded by the coding sequence TTGGATCCTGACGGGCAACGCGATCTTCCAGTCGTCGATCAGCAGCGTCTGCTGCACCACCTCGGTGTGGCCGACCCCATGGCCTGGGAGCAGCAGTGTCGAAGCAGCGGGCTGTTTGAGACCACGTTGGATCTCTGGCCAGCCAGTGCCTCTCCCGATTGGCTCTGGTGCCTTGGATTGCCTCTTCTTACAGAAGCTGCGAGGGATCAAACCCAGCGACATCTGATCGGGTTGAGCGCCCTCCCGGGATGTGGCAAAACCACCCTCGGCCACTGGCTTGAACGTGCCGCCCAGCAGCTTGGTCTCCCCCTTCAGGTGGTTTCGATCGATGACTTTTACTTCGATGCGGAGCGGCTGGATCAGGCGATGCGCGGCAACCCCTGGGGTGTGCCCCGTGCTCTACCTGGCAGTCATGACCTCCCCCTGCTGTGCCAGACCCTGAGCCGCTGGAAACGTGGCGAGCATGTGGATTTGCCGCAATTCGACAAATCCCTGCGACAAGGTCGCGGGGATCGCTGCGGCTGGCGCAGCTGTTCAGCGCAGATTCTGGTGTTGGAAGGTTGGTTTGTGGGTTGCCAACCGTTGCTGCCAGGCGAGTCGATTGAGCATGGCTGTGAGCATCTATCCCCGCCGATTCGTCCAGACGAGCTGGCCTCACGGGAAGCCGTGCAGGAGGTGCTCGGCACCTATCGCCCGATTTGGGCTCTACTAGATCGCCTTTGGCAGATCAAGGCCCAGGACATTCGTTCCCCCCAGATCTGGAAGCAACAGCAGGAAGATCAGATGCTGCGGGAGCAAGGCGTTGCTCTCGACAACAAGAGTCTCCTGGGCTTCATCCGCATGATCCTTACGGCAATTCCGCCGCAGAGTTTTGATCGGATTGACGCTGATGTGCGCGTGGACGTCGATCCGGAGCGTCGGCTTCGCCAACTCCGGATCCGTCGTCAATCTCAGGACTCCTCGTCGTCGGCTTCACGCACGGGGTAG
- the rpmF gene encoding 50S ribosomal protein L32 yields the protein MAVPKKKTSKAKRNQRSATWKGKAAVAAQRAMSIGKSVLSGRAQGFVYPVREADDEES from the coding sequence ATGGCCGTCCCGAAGAAGAAAACCTCAAAGGCCAAGCGCAACCAGCGCAGTGCCACATGGAAAGGCAAGGCTGCCGTGGCTGCTCAGCGAGCGATGTCCATCGGTAAATCTGTTCTCAGTGGACGCGCCCAGGGCTTCGTCTACCCCGTGCGTGAAGCCGACGACGAGGAGTCCTGA
- the ftsH gene encoding ATP-dependent zinc metalloprotease FtsH: MSVVRTPCVKSLRSRQFNVVVTSGSEGSEKTLSPQSLTSLFGEKPKSVSYSSLLEQIRNGDVSTLELVPARREVRVTYPDGTKSTVSIFVNDQQILRAAEASATPLTVRDIRGEQAMAGLLGNLGLVLLLVVGLSFLLRRSAQMANRALGFGRSQPRLKPQEDLQVRFEDVAGINDAKEELEEVVTFLKQPESFTGLGAKIPRGVLLVGPPGTGKTLLARAIAGEAEVPFFSMAASEFVELFVGVGASRVRDLFRQAKEKSPCIVFIDEIDAVGRQRGAGIGGGNDEREQTLNQLLTEMDGFADNSGVILLAATNRADVLDAALTRPGRFDRRIDVSLPDRRGREEILGVHARTRPLDPEIDLTAWARRTPGFSGAELANLINEAAILTAREQQPFISDRQLEGALERITMGLSAKPLQDSAKKRLIAYHEVGHALVAALLPAANKLDKVTILPRGAAGGYTRFMPDEEKLDSGLITRASCLADLVVSLGGRAAELVVFGPLEITQGASGDLQMVSQLAREMVTRFGFSSLGPVALEGPGTEVFLGRDWFSQRPGYAESTGQAIDTRVRDLAKQSLDQAVALLESRRDVMDRLVDALMEEETLHHDRFMELAGLG; encoded by the coding sequence TTGTCCGTTGTCAGGACGCCTTGCGTCAAATCGCTAAGGTCAAGGCAATTCAATGTTGTTGTGACTTCAGGATCGGAAGGGTCGGAGAAAACGTTGTCTCCTCAATCGTTAACGAGCTTGTTCGGAGAGAAACCGAAGTCCGTCAGTTACTCGAGCTTGCTGGAACAGATCCGCAACGGTGATGTCAGCACGCTTGAACTGGTTCCAGCACGCCGCGAAGTGCGGGTGACCTACCCCGATGGAACTAAATCCACCGTCAGCATTTTTGTTAACGATCAGCAGATCCTCAGGGCCGCCGAGGCTTCGGCCACACCTCTCACGGTGCGAGACATCCGCGGTGAACAGGCCATGGCCGGTCTGCTGGGGAACCTTGGACTCGTCCTGCTCCTGGTGGTAGGGCTGTCGTTCCTGTTGCGTCGATCCGCCCAGATGGCCAACCGTGCCCTTGGTTTCGGCCGCAGTCAGCCACGGCTGAAGCCACAGGAGGATCTTCAGGTGCGCTTTGAGGACGTTGCCGGCATCAACGACGCCAAGGAGGAGCTCGAGGAGGTGGTCACCTTCCTTAAGCAGCCGGAATCGTTCACCGGTCTTGGCGCCAAGATTCCCCGTGGCGTGCTGCTCGTGGGTCCCCCTGGCACTGGAAAAACACTCCTGGCCCGTGCCATCGCCGGTGAAGCGGAGGTGCCGTTCTTTTCGATGGCCGCCTCCGAATTCGTTGAGTTGTTTGTCGGGGTCGGGGCCAGTCGGGTCCGTGATCTGTTCCGTCAGGCGAAGGAGAAGTCCCCATGCATCGTGTTCATCGATGAGATTGACGCCGTCGGTCGTCAGCGCGGTGCCGGAATCGGTGGAGGGAATGACGAGCGGGAGCAGACCCTGAACCAGCTGCTCACGGAAATGGATGGTTTTGCCGACAATTCTGGGGTGATTCTGCTGGCAGCCACCAACCGAGCTGATGTGTTGGATGCAGCCCTCACCCGTCCAGGACGCTTTGATCGGCGCATCGACGTGTCTCTGCCGGATCGCCGCGGCCGTGAGGAGATTCTTGGCGTTCATGCGCGAACGCGACCTCTGGATCCCGAGATCGATCTGACGGCATGGGCTCGCCGAACACCGGGTTTCTCCGGTGCTGAGCTGGCCAACCTGATCAACGAGGCAGCCATCCTCACGGCCCGTGAACAGCAACCCTTCATCAGCGATCGCCAGCTGGAAGGGGCCTTGGAACGCATCACCATGGGCCTCAGTGCCAAGCCCCTTCAGGACAGTGCCAAAAAACGACTGATCGCTTATCACGAAGTCGGTCATGCCCTCGTGGCAGCCCTGCTGCCGGCTGCCAACAAATTGGACAAGGTCACGATTCTTCCCAGGGGAGCGGCAGGTGGTTACACCCGTTTCATGCCAGATGAGGAGAAGCTGGACTCGGGCCTGATCACCCGAGCGTCCTGTCTGGCCGACCTCGTGGTTTCTCTCGGCGGCCGTGCTGCGGAGCTGGTGGTCTTCGGACCACTGGAGATCACCCAAGGAGCCAGTGGTGATCTGCAGATGGTGTCCCAGTTGGCCAGGGAGATGGTCACACGGTTCGGATTTTCGTCTCTGGGCCCTGTTGCCCTGGAAGGTCCCGGCACCGAGGTGTTCCTGGGGCGTGACTGGTTCAGCCAGCGCCCCGGTTATGCCGAAAGTACCGGTCAGGCCATTGACACCCGTGTGCGGGATCTTGCCAAGCAATCCCTGGACCAGGCTGTGGCCCTGCTGGAATCACGACGCGACGTGATGGATCGCCTCGTCGATGCCCTGATGGAGGAAGAGACGCTCCACCACGATCGCTTCATGGAGCTCGCCGGACTGGGATGA
- a CDS encoding UPF0182 family protein, producing the protein MRILLLLLPLVVLAARMQVEWSWFQQFQLEGVLLERWLLQLASAVVALLPIGLAIRWSRSLDPSPETASTVRLEGWRYSLTLLLAIALQLVSLAVINGLILQAIDDSMNLASGWQVSIHQSQLPVLTLISLVAVMQPRLRRLLPWFVSTAVVLIAARAWGVWALAWSIPLSGLQEPFLKADVSFALGRFAALQLLIALLSSGALFCLGNGLQTLLTRPPALSDWSCAVPGPRNRRLLMLMAALVLVLLAGQCWLSRHALLWHQHGIVAGAGWLQQAVTEPFRMLLTVELLLLALAVMLPSSLLLRRRLLGVLAVTLALGFSLTPLSRWLILRPQELSLQTPYLEEAIRSTRHAFQLDRITRGSYKPEPSLTKADIVQGASTLSNLRLWDSAPLLETNRQLQQLRVYYRFPQASVDRYPLSPQGDTPQQVILSARELDQSALPRRSKTWLNRHFVFTHGYGFTVSPVNTRGDDGLPEYFISDLGTDTRIQGNRELGIEREDVERAIPVEDAALYFGMLRSPYAVAPTRVDEFDYPEGDLNVYTHYRGSAGVPIGHWLQRVAAATYLGEPRLLTAGSIDHSSKLLIRREVRDRVQAIAPFLDLRGDPYLISIPQSGQPTSASNQHQYWVVEGFTHSSTYPYSSAVSNSDSDRYLRNSVKAVVDAYNGSVQLFISEPDDPLIRGWARVFPQLFQPLDAMPSSIRDHLRVPKELFDVQVKQLQRYHVEDPRVFYSGDDVWQVPLEVYDGEQISVRPYHITAQVQDRSNSEFLLLQPLTPLARPNLTAWLAARNDGKHYGDLVQIDFPKDTPILGPEQVQALINQDPEISKVFGLWDRGGSQVVQGNLLVVPVGQCLLYVEPVYLRASKGGLPSLTRIVVSDGRTIAMADTLPGAIDRLMQKTLPPVATGS; encoded by the coding sequence ATGAGGATCCTCCTGCTGCTGCTTCCGCTTGTTGTTCTGGCGGCCCGCATGCAGGTCGAATGGTCCTGGTTCCAGCAGTTTCAGCTGGAAGGTGTTCTTCTGGAGCGCTGGCTGCTGCAGCTGGCCAGCGCTGTTGTCGCGTTACTCCCCATCGGTCTGGCCATCCGATGGAGTCGCTCGCTTGATCCATCTCCGGAAACCGCTTCAACAGTGCGGCTGGAGGGTTGGCGCTATTCCCTGACGCTGTTGCTGGCGATCGCCCTGCAATTGGTGAGCCTTGCCGTGATCAATGGTCTGATCCTGCAGGCCATCGATGACTCGATGAACCTGGCCAGTGGCTGGCAGGTGTCGATTCACCAATCTCAGCTGCCAGTGCTGACGCTGATCAGTCTGGTGGCCGTGATGCAGCCCCGTCTCAGGCGTTTGCTTCCCTGGTTTGTCTCAACGGCAGTGGTGCTGATTGCGGCCAGAGCCTGGGGGGTCTGGGCCCTTGCCTGGTCAATCCCCCTGTCTGGGCTGCAGGAGCCATTCCTGAAGGCGGATGTCAGCTTTGCGCTGGGCCGCTTCGCAGCGCTTCAGCTATTGATCGCGCTGTTGAGTTCCGGTGCTCTGTTTTGTCTGGGCAATGGCCTGCAGACTCTGTTGACCCGTCCGCCAGCTCTGAGTGATTGGAGTTGCGCGGTTCCCGGCCCCAGAAACCGCCGGCTGCTGATGTTGATGGCAGCACTTGTTCTGGTGCTTCTGGCAGGCCAGTGTTGGTTGTCCAGACATGCTCTGCTCTGGCATCAGCACGGCATCGTGGCGGGGGCCGGTTGGCTTCAACAGGCGGTGACGGAACCGTTTCGGATGCTGCTCACCGTTGAACTTTTGCTGCTGGCGCTGGCCGTCATGTTGCCGTCATCACTGCTCCTGCGCCGAAGGTTGCTGGGCGTTCTTGCTGTGACCCTGGCCCTGGGATTCAGCCTTACCCCCCTCAGCCGCTGGCTGATTCTTCGCCCGCAGGAGTTATCCCTTCAGACGCCCTATCTCGAGGAAGCGATTCGATCCACACGCCATGCCTTTCAACTCGATCGAATCACGCGGGGCTCGTACAAACCAGAACCCTCGCTCACAAAGGCTGACATTGTGCAAGGCGCCAGCACCCTGAGCAATCTGAGACTGTGGGACAGCGCTCCGCTGCTGGAAACCAACCGTCAGCTGCAGCAGCTGCGGGTGTACTACCGCTTCCCTCAGGCATCGGTCGATCGTTATCCGCTCTCACCGCAAGGGGATACTCCGCAACAGGTGATCCTTTCGGCGAGGGAGCTGGATCAATCAGCTCTACCGCGTCGTTCCAAGACTTGGCTGAACCGCCATTTTGTGTTCACCCACGGCTATGGCTTCACGGTGAGTCCGGTGAACACCCGCGGTGACGATGGATTGCCAGAGTATTTCATCAGTGACCTGGGAACGGACACCAGGATTCAGGGCAATCGTGAGCTTGGGATAGAGCGCGAGGATGTGGAGCGGGCCATTCCAGTGGAGGACGCGGCTCTCTACTTCGGCATGCTGCGATCGCCCTACGCCGTGGCACCCACCCGGGTCGATGAATTCGACTATCCCGAAGGGGACCTGAACGTTTACACGCACTATCGCGGCAGCGCCGGAGTTCCCATCGGTCATTGGCTTCAACGGGTTGCAGCGGCCACGTATCTCGGAGAACCACGGCTGCTGACAGCGGGATCCATCGACCATTCCTCCAAGCTTCTGATCCGCCGTGAAGTGCGGGACCGCGTCCAAGCCATTGCACCTTTTCTCGATCTTCGGGGCGATCCGTACCTGATTTCGATCCCTCAATCCGGCCAGCCAACGTCTGCTTCCAATCAGCATCAGTACTGGGTGGTAGAGGGTTTCACCCACTCCTCCACCTATCCCTACAGCTCGGCAGTGTCAAACAGCGATTCCGATCGCTACCTGCGGAACTCCGTGAAGGCTGTTGTGGATGCCTACAACGGCAGCGTGCAGTTGTTCATCAGTGAGCCGGATGATCCATTGATCAGAGGCTGGGCTCGAGTGTTTCCGCAGTTGTTCCAGCCTCTCGACGCAATGCCGTCATCGATTCGCGATCACCTGCGGGTGCCGAAGGAATTGTTTGATGTTCAGGTGAAACAACTCCAGCGCTATCACGTTGAAGATCCGCGCGTGTTTTACAGCGGAGATGACGTCTGGCAAGTGCCGCTGGAGGTCTATGACGGTGAGCAGATTTCAGTTCGGCCTTATCACATCACAGCCCAGGTACAGGACCGCAGCAATTCCGAGTTTTTGTTGTTGCAACCCCTCACGCCGCTTGCGAGACCCAACCTCACCGCATGGTTGGCGGCGCGCAACGACGGCAAGCACTACGGCGATCTTGTTCAGATTGATTTTCCCAAGGACACGCCGATTCTTGGCCCCGAACAGGTTCAGGCACTGATCAATCAGGACCCTGAGATCAGCAAGGTGTTCGGACTTTGGGATCGTGGAGGATCTCAGGTGGTGCAAGGGAACCTGTTGGTGGTTCCCGTGGGCCAATGCCTGTTGTATGTGGAACCCGTTTATCTGCGGGCGAGCAAAGGAGGGCTGCCCTCGCTCACCAGGATTGTGGTGAGCGATGGGCGAACGATTGCCATGGCCGACACGCTTCCGGGTGCCATTGATCGACTGATGCAAAAAACCCTGCCGCCAGTGGCGACAGGGTCCTGA
- a CDS encoding peroxiredoxin has product MTETGCLRVGQQAPDFTATAVVDQEFKEISLSQYRGKYVVLFFYPLDFTFVCPTEITAFSDRYADFSSKNTEVLGVSVDSQFSHLAWIQTPRNQGGLGDINYPLVADLKKEIATAYNVLDDAEGVALRGLFIIDPDGVIMHSTINNLPVGRNVDETLRVLQAFQYVQSNPDEVCPANWTPGEKTMKPDPKGSKEYFSAIG; this is encoded by the coding sequence ATGACCGAGACCGGTTGCCTTCGTGTGGGCCAGCAGGCCCCCGATTTCACTGCCACTGCAGTGGTGGACCAGGAATTCAAGGAAATCTCCCTGTCCCAGTACCGCGGCAAGTACGTGGTGCTCTTCTTCTATCCCCTGGATTTCACCTTCGTCTGCCCCACAGAAATCACGGCCTTCAGCGACCGCTACGCCGATTTCTCCAGCAAGAACACCGAAGTCCTCGGCGTTTCCGTTGACAGCCAGTTCAGCCATCTGGCCTGGATTCAGACTCCCCGCAATCAGGGCGGTCTGGGCGACATCAACTATCCCCTGGTCGCTGACCTCAAGAAGGAAATCGCCACCGCATACAACGTGCTGGACGACGCCGAAGGCGTTGCTTTGCGTGGACTGTTCATCATCGATCCCGATGGCGTGATCATGCACTCCACGATCAACAACCTGCCTGTTGGCCGGAATGTGGACGAAACCCTGCGTGTGCTTCAGGCCTTCCAGTACGTGCAGTCCAACCCCGATGAAGTCTGCCCCGCCAACTGGACGCCCGGCGAAAAGACCATGAAGCCCGATCCGAAAGGTTCCAAGGAGTATTTCTCCGCCATCGGTTGA